Genomic window (Phragmites australis chromosome 5, lpPhrAust1.1, whole genome shotgun sequence):
ACGAACCAATCGCTTTCAATATCGTCTCAAAAAGTTGTTTTCGGTAAGAGGAACGATTGGTAAAGGACCGGACAACTAGAAATCTTTTTATTGGATTTGGACTTGTTTTTCAGTATGCTTAGGTGGACTGCACGGTGATTATGTGATCCCACAGAGTGCATGTTTGATATGATAGATTGATAGTCCTACCTTCCACGCACCTGATTGAATTGTGAAGTGCCCAGGACGAAACTGATGAATAATTTGTGGCTGGTTCATTTGGTGATGTGTAGAAAAGTCAACGACAGCTTTTAAAATGTTTGGCGCTGATAATTTGGTGAGCAACTTTGGGCAAGAAATTTCCATTAGTATTCAGGACAAGCTGAAATGGATGAGCTTCCTTGGGTTAATCCCTCACCTTCAAATAGATGCATGGTGCatgctttgctttcttttcctgACACATTTTTGTGAAAGCATTGGTCGAACATAAACAACTACTAAGATCTGCAGGCTTATTTGAGAACCATATTAATCGGTACGATTGATGCTCACTCACATGTGACTGCCACTGCTTTTGCAGGCCTGGGAGCGCATGATGGTTTGGCCtacaatttgaaaagttgcaaGGCCATGGTCCATATGCATAAGTTAGTCTAACTGGAATTAAGAAGTTACTCTTTTCAACAAGTTTAAATTTGTATTTGTTTTCTCTTGCAAAACTGCAAGTATGCAACAAAGCTTCCAGGGAAATTATGTATGTTTTGAAGTGTCCATAGTGTGAGGAAATCATTTAAGAAAGCATGAGATGAGTTGCTTGTTTGCTGCCTTATTTGTCCAAAGCAAATCATTTTTTATGATCTGCGTGCCTTATGGAACTGTATTAGCAAGGATGTTGGaatgaaacaaaaaatatatgaaaattcacttatactttTTATTTCATTTGATCAGGTGGGTTCGGCAGTTACCTATTTGGAATGAGTGAAACAATAGCTAGGCAAGCAACAGAGGCTAAAGATGCTAATAATATAAAGGATCCTCACCTTGGATGGATGATAGGGTTCCTCTTCCTTGTCAGTTTCATTGGGCTCTTTGCACTTGTGCCCCTAAGAAAAGTATGTCtcgactttttttttctccactaTGTTCTTACTGAGTTACTGTATTAAAGCAACCTTTGTTCTCATGGGCTGAATTGTTGTTTCAGATTATGATTGTTGACTACAAACTGACCTATCCAAGTGGCACAGCCACTGCATATCTCATCAATGGTTTTCACACACCTGAGGGAGCCAAGCTTGCAAAGTATATCTATACAGTTCTGCTTTTGGCTACTTTTAGCTTTGCGAAAAGTATATCAACAGTTTTCACACACCTGTTTCATGTCGAGCAActaaactgacactgataatgCTATATTGCAGGAAGCAAGTAAAGACATTGGGCAAGTACTTCCTGTTTAGCTTTTTCTGGGGCCTTTTTCAGTGGTTTTACACCGCAGGGGATGACTGCGGATTCAAAAACTTCCCAACATTAGGCCTTGAAGCTTATTACAACAGGTCAGAACTGTGTCATTATCTTGGATATAACACCAATGCTGACTATAATATGTCCAATATCTGAAATAGCTTATAGTTAATCTATCTGGTAAAACCAAAACAGCTTGCAACCTCACCTGTGTCTTCTCTTGTTATGTTGCCAAACGAAAATGATGGTTATTTATGTCTAGCATCCAAAAATTTGCTTAACATTTCTATTTGGCTAACAGTTAATTCCGAGGTATTGGTCTTCATACTGAACTTGGCTTATCGTCTTTCAGGTTCTTCTTTGACTTCTCTCCTACATATGTTGGAGTTGGCATGATCTGCCCATACATTGTGAATATGTCTGTTCTGCTGGGCGGTATTCTCTCATGGGGTATAATGTGGCCTCTCATTGCCAAGAAGAAGGGGAGTTGGTACCCTGCTTCTCTCCCAGACTCAAGTCTGCATGGGCTGCAGGCTTACAGGGTAAACATTCATCCTACTTATGGCTGATTCTACTTTGCTAAAGCTATATCATTCACTGTCGTCTTAAACAAAAATCAGTTTTGCGAGCAAGAATTTGACTGCTAGTTCCTTAATACTGCAGGTTTTTATATCCATTGCTTTGATTCTTGGGGACGGTTTGTACAACTTCATTAAGGTGCTTATCCGCACAATCGCGGGCTTCATATCAATGGTTCAGCAAAATTCAAAAAGTATGCTTCCTGTTTCAGACAACCCCTCCACCACTGAAGCTGTATCCTTCGACGATGAACGTCGCACTGAGCTTTTCCTGAAAGATCAAATCCCTAATTCAGTTGCATATGGAGGCTATGTCGTAGTTGCCGCTATATCGATCGGCACCCTTCCTCAGATCTTCCCCCAGCTCAAGTGGTACTACATTTTGGTTGCCTATGTCGTAGCACCTGTGTTGGCCTTCTGCAATGCCTACGGAAGTGGCCTAACTGATTGGTCTCTTGCCTCCACCTACGGCAAGCTTGCTATCTTCGTCTTCGGTGCATGGGCTGGCCTTCCTCACGGCGGTGTGCTCGTAGGCCTTGCTGCATGTGGTGTCATGATGAGCATTGTGTCGACTGCTTCTGACCTGATGCAAGACTTCAAGACTGGATACCTGACTCTAGCATCACCGAGGTCTATGTTCGTCAGCCAGGTGATTGGCACTGGGATGGGCTGCGTCATCGCTCCCTGCGTCTTCTGGCTGTTCTACAAGGCTTTCAGCGACATCGGCGAGAGCGGCACCGAGTACCCGGCGCCTTACGCCATCGTGTACCGCAACATGGCCATCCTCGGCGTGGACGGCTTCTCGTCGCTGCCAGAGAACTGCCTCACCCTCTGCTACATCTTCTTCGCCGCGGCGATCGTCATCAACCTGGTAAGAGACCTGACGCCGCACAAGGTCTCGCGGTTCATCCCGCTTCCGATGGCGATGGCGATACCTTTCTACATCGGCTCGTACTTCGCGATCGACATGTTCCTGGGCAGTGTGATCCTCTTCGTGTGGGAGAGGTTGAACAAGGCCAAGGCAGACGCCTTTGGACCTGCCGTCGCGTCGGGGCTGATATGTGGGGATGGGATCTGGACCCTGCCCCAGTCTATTCTGGCACTTGCCAAGGTGAATCCCCCCATTTGCATGAAGTTTTTGTCGAGAGCGGCCAATGAAAAGGTGGACAGCATCCTCGCAGGCTAAGAGAGCATGGTGACTGGTGATCTTACAGGGAACTACGGCAAGTAGCACGGCTCATCCTGTAATTATTATCGCAAAATGTGTTCCCGGATCACTTGTTTTGTAGGAAACCCAGTAAATGTGTTTGCTGTTGGAAAGAAGCTTCCCCATGATGAATGTAGCTGCTCTGCATGCTATTCCTCAAAATGTGAAGAGAAAGCTTATTCATGTTCCCTCTTCTTTGAGTTCATTACTGGGCGTATTAGTATTTCACATTTTTTACTTAAGAGACTGAGAGGTCTGCCTCGTGGCTGGGCATCAGATTTCGAGATGACTTAAGCCTTCATATTTTTGCCATCCTCCTTTTAGAAGCAGCAGCAACTGAACTATTTTCCCGTCGCCATTCGGCTACCAAATATGATCGAGTTTGTCCTGGAGAAGATGCTTGTGTTTCTTCGTTGTCCTAATCTGCAGGTATGATGGACGGCGATTACACCGGCAAGCAGATTACTCCACGGGCAGCAGAACATAACACGGGTGAGTACACGGGGTTACTGGAAGGGTGCTGGAGTAGCAAACACAACAGATGTCCAGAGGGAGACCTAGCCTACTCATTAGGGAGCACTACTTTGCTACACAACTAAACCTAGCTGTTATGCTGATATTCCCTTATGATTATCTGCAAGATATACGAGGCGATCCGGCAGAGTGCTTGCATTTCTTGCTTGAAATAGCTCCACGGCTACGCGGAGGAGCCTGACGCCAGGACTTGAAGCATCATGAGCCATTCATGGCAAACTTGAAATGATAGTCATTGATTGTGTAATAGATATTGCCAATGTCAAAATGTCTTATGATTATCTGCAAGATATACAAGGCGATCCTGCAGAGTGCTAAcatttcatgcttgaaataGCTCCACGGCTAAGCGGAAGAGCCTGACGCCTGGACTTGGAGGATCATCAACATTCATGACAGATTTGAAATGATAGTCATCGATTGTGTTATAGATATTGCCAATGTCAACATGTTCTTGGATGATATTCCTATCAAAGAAGCTGGATCGTAACTCATGATAAAGAATAAAGACaagatgtgtttttttttttttttttgaaagggacAAGATGTGTTTTGACATCGTTTAAAAAACTTTCATGCTTCTCTGCATTTTATAAAAGCTCGACTTTGCGTGTTCGCAAAAAATATTATCACAGGGTTATTCAGTAAAAAAGGCATCAGACAGTTCAATGGTAACATTTTGTTTGAAGCGTAGCAATAAGATTAAGGTAAGCTGAATATATTTCAGAGTGAGGATGAAGGGCGGGGAAATACCTGATCACTTCCTCTGGTAGTTTAAGACGTTCTTTGACATATTCCACAGTCAGTCCATGCTCCAGATCTCTGCAGATGCAGTCATCAGCCTATTTCTGAACAAGTTATAAACTTCGAATCACTTTTTACATACAGTAACAAACTTGTATTTGCAATTGGCATGACAGAAATAACTTCTAAGTCCCAGAGCATAtttgcctttttcttctttagATCAGTGATATATATAAGCAGATAGAAGAAACATACAAAAGCTAATGCAGAACTAAATCTTTACAAGAATTATTTATAACCATAGAACACAAAATTGGTACCAGACAGTGTGCATTAAATTCAGATTCCACCAAAATGAAAACTCGACTTTCCCGAAG
Coding sequences:
- the LOC133919374 gene encoding probable metal-nicotianamine transporter YSL14 isoform X1 produces the protein MADTVAAAGGGRDEDVSYASPEGGALRHRHAVKGAVDEGEDRGGSACAGADPAEEASVERVFADKAVPLWREQLTLRAFVVSALLSVMFSVIVMKLNLTTGIIPSLNVSAGLLGFFFVRMWTAAVGRMGFLKQPFTRQENTVIQTCVVSAYGIAFSGGFGSYLFGMSETIARQATEAKDANNIKDPHLGWMIGFLFLVSFIGLFALVPLRKIMIVDYKLTYPSGTATAYLINGFHTPEGAKLAKKQVKTLGKYFLFSFFWGLFQWFYTAGDDCGFKNFPTLGLEAYYNRFFFDFSPTYVGVGMICPYIVNMSVLLGGILSWGIMWPLIAKKKGSWYPASLPDSSLHGLQAYRVFISIALILGDGLYNFIKVLIRTIAGFISMVQQNSKSMLPVSDNPSTTEAVSFDDERRTELFLKDQIPNSVAYGGYVVVAAISIGTLPQIFPQLKWYYILVAYVVAPVLAFCNAYGSGLTDWSLASTYGKLAIFVFGAWAGLPHGGVLVGLAACGVMMSIVSTASDLMQDFKTGYLTLASPRSMFVSQVIGTGMGCVIAPCVFWLFYKAFSDIGESGTEYPAPYAIVYRNMAILGVDGFSSLPENCLTLCYIFFAAAIVINLVRDLTPHKVSRFIPLPMAMAIPFYIGSYFAIDMFLGSVILFVWERLNKAKADAFGPAVASGLICGDGIWTLPQSILALAKVNPPICMKFLSRAANEKVDSILAG
- the LOC133919374 gene encoding probable metal-nicotianamine transporter YSL14 isoform X2, producing the protein MSETIARQATEAKDANNIKDPHLGWMIGFLFLVSFIGLFALVPLRKIMIVDYKLTYPSGTATAYLINGFHTPEGAKLAKKQVKTLGKYFLFSFFWGLFQWFYTAGDDCGFKNFPTLGLEAYYNRFFFDFSPTYVGVGMICPYIVNMSVLLGGILSWGIMWPLIAKKKGSWYPASLPDSSLHGLQAYRVFISIALILGDGLYNFIKVLIRTIAGFISMVQQNSKSMLPVSDNPSTTEAVSFDDERRTELFLKDQIPNSVAYGGYVVVAAISIGTLPQIFPQLKWYYILVAYVVAPVLAFCNAYGSGLTDWSLASTYGKLAIFVFGAWAGLPHGGVLVGLAACGVMMSIVSTASDLMQDFKTGYLTLASPRSMFVSQVIGTGMGCVIAPCVFWLFYKAFSDIGESGTEYPAPYAIVYRNMAILGVDGFSSLPENCLTLCYIFFAAAIVINLVRDLTPHKVSRFIPLPMAMAIPFYIGSYFAIDMFLGSVILFVWERLNKAKADAFGPAVASGLICGDGIWTLPQSILALAKVNPPICMKFLSRAANEKVDSILAG